A window of Desulforamulus hydrothermalis Lam5 = DSM 18033 contains these coding sequences:
- the dsrB gene encoding dissimilatory-type sulfite reductase subunit beta — protein MAQARTDIGPPLYKDMLPPIIKENYGKWRYHEILKPGVLVHVSETGAKLYTVRAGSPRLISIYFIREICDLADKYCDGYLRFTSRNNIEFLLSDESKIDPLIEDLKALGIPVGGTGNSITNIVHTQGWVHCHTPATDASGIVKAVMDELFEYFTTMKLPAKLRIALACCLNMCGAVHCSDIAILGIHRTVPKIDHENLHKLCEIPTLTASCPTAAIRPNPKLKSIEIKAERCMYCGNCYTMCPSVHIIDPKNDAVSIWVGGKISNSRIGPRFSRLAIPFLPNNPPRWPEVVDAVKKLVEVWAANAQPGERMAEWIDRISWEKFFEITGLPFTDKHIDDFTLAQTTFRCTTQFKW, from the coding sequence TTGGCACAAGCAAGAACCGATATCGGACCGCCGCTTTATAAAGACATGTTACCGCCCATTATCAAAGAAAACTATGGCAAGTGGCGTTACCATGAAATTTTAAAGCCCGGCGTGCTCGTACACGTATCTGAAACCGGAGCCAAGCTGTACACCGTACGCGCAGGTTCTCCGCGTCTGATTTCTATTTACTTCATTCGTGAAATCTGCGACCTGGCAGACAAATACTGCGATGGTTACCTGAGATTTACCAGCCGCAACAACATTGAATTCCTGTTGAGCGATGAGTCCAAAATCGATCCCTTGATTGAAGACCTCAAAGCACTGGGGATTCCCGTTGGCGGTACCGGCAACTCCATTACCAACATCGTACACACCCAGGGTTGGGTACACTGCCATACCCCGGCTACCGATGCTTCCGGTATTGTGAAAGCCGTTATGGATGAGCTGTTTGAGTACTTCACCACCATGAAGCTGCCTGCCAAGCTGAGAATCGCTCTGGCTTGCTGCTTGAACATGTGCGGTGCTGTACACTGCTCCGACATCGCCATTCTGGGTATTCACAGAACCGTACCCAAAATCGATCACGAAAACCTGCATAAGCTGTGCGAGATTCCCACTCTGACCGCCAGCTGCCCCACTGCAGCCATTCGTCCTAACCCCAAACTGAAGTCTATCGAAATTAAGGCCGAACGCTGCATGTACTGCGGTAACTGCTACACCATGTGCCCCTCTGTACACATCATCGACCCCAAAAACGATGCTGTGTCCATCTGGGTGGGCGGCAAAATCTCCAACAGCCGTATTGGTCCCAGATTCTCTCGCTTGGCTATTCCTTTCCTGCCCAACAACCCGCCCCGCTGGCCGGAAGTTGTTGATGCAGTTAAGAAGCTGGTTGAAGTATGGGCTGCCAATGCTCAACCGGGCGAGCGCATGGCTGAGTGGATCGACCGCATCAGCTGGGAGAAGTTCTTCGAAATTACCGGTCTGCCCTTCACAGACAAGCACATCGACGACTTCACCCTGGCCCAAACAACCTTCAGATGCACTACTCAGTTCAAGTGGTAG